In one window of Streptomyces sp. NBC_01224 DNA:
- a CDS encoding carbohydrate ABC transporter permease, translating to MKTTDTPPAAPAADPAPVAKAPAPAVKEKSGEGQVLNVFSHGVLIIWAILVVLPLLWAVMASFKTDDSILSTPWALPDKLHFENWSRAWSQAHMSDYFFNTVVVVGCSLVGTLLLGSMAAYVLARFDFPGNRFLYYLFIGGMSFPIILALVPLFFVMNNMGLLNTRHGLIMVYIAYSLPFTVFFLTSFFRSLPSSVAEAAMIDGASHTRTFFQVMLPMAKPGLISVGIFNFLGQWNQYMLPTVLNTDPNHRVLSQGLVELANSQGYKGDWSGLFAGLVMAMLPVLAAYIIFQRQVVAGLTAGAVK from the coding sequence GTGAAGACGACTGACACCCCTCCCGCGGCACCGGCGGCCGACCCGGCACCCGTGGCCAAGGCGCCCGCGCCCGCCGTCAAGGAGAAGAGCGGCGAGGGCCAGGTCCTCAATGTCTTCTCGCACGGTGTGCTGATCATCTGGGCGATCCTGGTCGTCCTACCGCTGCTCTGGGCGGTGATGGCGTCCTTCAAGACGGACGACTCGATCCTGTCGACGCCGTGGGCGTTGCCCGACAAGCTGCACTTCGAGAACTGGTCGCGCGCCTGGAGCCAGGCGCACATGAGCGACTACTTCTTCAACACCGTGGTGGTGGTGGGCTGCTCGCTCGTCGGAACCCTGCTGCTCGGGTCGATGGCGGCGTACGTACTGGCGCGGTTCGACTTCCCTGGCAACCGCTTCCTCTACTACCTGTTCATCGGCGGGATGAGTTTCCCGATCATCCTGGCGCTGGTCCCGCTGTTCTTCGTCATGAACAACATGGGCCTGCTGAACACGCGGCACGGACTGATCATGGTCTACATCGCGTATTCGCTGCCGTTCACCGTCTTCTTCCTCACCTCGTTCTTCCGGTCACTGCCGAGCTCGGTGGCGGAGGCGGCGATGATCGACGGGGCCTCGCACACCCGGACCTTCTTCCAGGTGATGCTGCCGATGGCGAAGCCCGGCCTGATCAGCGTCGGTATCTTCAACTTCCTCGGGCAGTGGAACCAGTACATGCTGCCGACGGTGCTCAACACCGATCCGAACCACCGGGTGCTCTCCCAGGGCCTGGTCGAACTGGCCAACAGCCAGGGGTACAAGGGTGACTGGTCCGGTCTCTTCGCCGGTCTGGTGATGGCGATGCTGCCGGTCCTCGCGGCCTACATCATCTTCCAGCGCCAGGTCGTCGCCGGGCTCACCGCGGGTGCGGTGAAGTAG
- a CDS encoding substrate-binding domain-containing protein, which yields MNAMTRRIVIGTAAVSMAVSLAACGKAGGDKDSGSGGDGKTIGLLLPENKTTRYETFDRPIMEAKITALCADCKVKYNNAAGDTETQKKQFDALVTQGVKVIILDTVDYKAAKSWVQQAAKKDVKVVAYDRLAEGPISAYVSYDNEKIGQLQGEALVKALGAKAKDSNVVMINGSPTDPNAPFFKKGAHSVLDKQVKKVVYEQDIPDWSADEANKKMGAAIDSLGKDGFQGVYSANDGMAGGIITALKKQGVKVPVGGQDSELAGLQRIIAGEQAFSIYKQIKPEAETTAEIAVRLLKGEKIDDLAPIKVDSLSGEFKGTPSKLYDASVVTKENIASTIVADKVYKVEEICTAQYKAACDAAGIK from the coding sequence ATGAACGCAATGACGCGACGCATCGTCATAGGCACGGCCGCAGTTTCGATGGCCGTCTCCCTCGCAGCCTGCGGCAAGGCGGGCGGCGACAAGGACAGCGGCAGCGGTGGCGACGGCAAGACCATCGGTCTGCTGCTGCCGGAGAACAAGACGACGCGTTACGAGACGTTCGACCGCCCCATCATGGAGGCGAAGATCACGGCGCTCTGCGCCGACTGCAAGGTCAAGTACAACAACGCCGCGGGGGACACCGAGACCCAGAAGAAGCAGTTCGACGCGCTCGTCACGCAGGGTGTGAAGGTCATCATCCTCGACACCGTCGACTACAAGGCCGCGAAGTCCTGGGTCCAGCAGGCCGCGAAGAAGGACGTCAAGGTCGTCGCGTACGACCGTCTCGCCGAGGGACCGATCTCCGCCTATGTGTCGTACGACAACGAGAAGATCGGCCAGCTCCAGGGTGAGGCGCTGGTCAAGGCGCTGGGCGCCAAGGCCAAGGACAGCAACGTTGTCATGATCAACGGCTCGCCGACCGACCCGAACGCCCCCTTCTTCAAGAAGGGCGCGCACAGCGTCCTCGACAAGCAGGTCAAGAAGGTCGTCTACGAGCAGGACATCCCGGACTGGTCGGCGGACGAGGCCAACAAGAAGATGGGAGCGGCCATCGACTCCCTGGGCAAGGACGGCTTCCAGGGTGTCTACTCCGCCAACGACGGCATGGCCGGCGGCATCATCACGGCCCTGAAGAAGCAGGGTGTGAAGGTTCCGGTCGGCGGTCAGGACTCCGAGCTCGCCGGTCTGCAGCGCATCATCGCGGGCGAGCAGGCCTTCTCGATCTACAAGCAGATCAAGCCGGAGGCCGAGACCACCGCCGAGATCGCCGTCAGGCTGCTCAAGGGCGAGAAGATCGACGATCTGGCCCCGATCAAGGTCGACAGCCTCTCGGGCGAGTTCAAGGGCACCCCGTCGAAGCTGTACGACGCCTCGGTCGTGACCAAGGAGAACATCGCCTCCACGATCGTCGCGGACAAGGTCTACAAGGTCGAGGAGATCTGCACCGCCCAGTACAAGGCGGCCTGCGACGCCGCCGGCATCAAGTAG
- the dxs gene encoding 1-deoxy-D-xylulose-5-phosphate synthase, whose protein sequence is MALLTRIGGPRDLDRLTPEQLDQLAEEIRTFLVDAVSKTGGHLGPNLGVVELTIALHRVFDSPKDKVLFDTGHQSYVHKLLTGRQDFSKLKSKGGLSGYPSRAESEHDIIENSHASTVLGWADGLAKANEVLKKDDHVVAVIGDGALTGGMAWEALNNIAAAKDRPLVIVVNDNERSYAPTIGGLANHLATLRTTDGYERFLARGKDILGRTPVVGKPLYETLHGAKKGLKDFIAPQGMFEDLGLKYVGPIDGHDIEALESALQRAKRFGGPVIVHCLTEKGRGYTPALLDEADRFHAVGKIHPDTGLPVATSGLDWTSVFGEEMVKLGKEREDIVAITAAMLQPVGLTKFEKAFPDRIYDVGIAEQHGAVSAAGLATGGLHPVFAVYATFLNRAFDQVLMDVALHKCGVTFVLDRAGVTGTDGASHNGMWDMSILQCVPTLRIAAPRDADQVRAQLREAVEVDDAPTVVRFSKGAVGPAVKAVGRVGGMDVLREPGTIRPDVLLVSVGALAPMCLEIADLLDAQGITTTVVDPRWVKPVDEAMAPLAEQHRVVVTVEDNSRAGGVGSAVAQALRDAGVDVPLRDFGIPPRFLDHASRAEVMAEIGLTAPDIARQVTGLVAKLDGRYDTDSNSVIEPVRD, encoded by the coding sequence GTGGCTCTGCTGACCCGCATCGGTGGACCGCGCGACCTGGACCGGCTCACTCCCGAGCAGCTGGACCAGCTCGCCGAAGAGATCCGGACCTTCCTCGTCGACGCCGTATCGAAGACCGGCGGCCACCTCGGCCCCAACCTGGGCGTGGTCGAGCTGACCATCGCTCTGCACCGGGTCTTCGATTCGCCGAAGGACAAGGTGCTGTTCGACACCGGTCACCAGAGCTATGTGCACAAGCTCCTCACCGGTCGCCAGGACTTTTCGAAGCTCAAGAGCAAGGGCGGCCTCTCCGGCTACCCCTCGCGCGCCGAGTCCGAACACGACATCATCGAGAACTCGCACGCCTCCACCGTGCTCGGCTGGGCCGATGGCCTCGCCAAGGCCAACGAGGTGCTGAAGAAGGACGACCACGTCGTCGCGGTCATCGGCGACGGCGCGCTCACCGGCGGTATGGCCTGGGAGGCGCTGAACAACATCGCCGCCGCCAAGGACCGCCCCCTCGTCATCGTCGTCAACGACAACGAGCGTTCCTACGCCCCGACCATCGGCGGCCTCGCCAACCACCTCGCCACCCTGCGCACCACCGACGGTTACGAGCGCTTCCTGGCCCGCGGCAAGGACATCCTGGGGCGCACCCCCGTCGTCGGGAAGCCGCTGTACGAGACGCTGCACGGCGCCAAGAAGGGGCTGAAGGACTTCATCGCCCCGCAGGGCATGTTCGAGGACCTCGGCCTGAAGTATGTCGGCCCGATCGACGGCCACGACATCGAGGCCCTGGAGTCCGCGCTCCAGCGCGCCAAGCGCTTCGGCGGGCCCGTCATCGTGCACTGCCTCACCGAGAAGGGCCGCGGCTACACCCCCGCCCTGCTCGACGAGGCCGACCGCTTCCACGCCGTCGGCAAGATCCACCCCGACACCGGCCTCCCGGTCGCCACCTCGGGCCTCGACTGGACCTCCGTCTTCGGCGAGGAGATGGTCAAGCTCGGCAAGGAGCGCGAGGACATCGTCGCGATCACCGCGGCCATGCTCCAGCCGGTCGGCCTGACCAAGTTCGAGAAGGCGTTCCCGGACCGGATCTACGACGTCGGCATCGCCGAGCAGCACGGCGCGGTCTCCGCGGCCGGCCTCGCCACCGGCGGACTGCACCCCGTCTTCGCGGTGTACGCCACCTTCCTCAACCGCGCCTTCGACCAGGTCCTCATGGATGTCGCCCTGCACAAGTGCGGTGTGACGTTCGTCCTGGACCGTGCCGGTGTCACCGGCACGGACGGTGCCTCGCACAACGGCATGTGGGACATGTCGATCCTGCAGTGCGTGCCCACCCTCCGGATCGCCGCCCCGCGCGATGCCGATCAGGTCCGCGCCCAGTTGCGCGAGGCCGTCGAGGTCGACGACGCCCCGACCGTGGTCCGCTTCTCCAAGGGCGCGGTCGGCCCGGCGGTCAAGGCCGTCGGCCGGGTCGGCGGCATGGACGTCCTGCGCGAGCCCGGCACCATCCGGCCGGACGTCCTCCTGGTCTCCGTCGGTGCGCTCGCCCCGATGTGCCTGGAGATCGCAGACCTGCTGGACGCCCAGGGCATCACGACGACGGTCGTCGACCCGCGCTGGGTCAAGCCCGTCGACGAGGCCATGGCCCCGCTCGCCGAGCAGCACCGCGTCGTCGTCACCGTCGAGGACAACAGCCGGGCCGGCGGCGTCGGCTCCGCCGTCGCCCAGGCGCTGCGAGACGCCGGGGTGGATGTACCGCTGCGCGACTTCGGCATCCCGCCGCGCTTCCTCGACCACGCCTCCCGCGCGGAAGTCATGGCCGAGATCGGACTGACCGCGCCGGACATCGCCCGTCAGGTCACCGGCCTGGTCGCCAAGCTGGACGGCCGCTACGACACGGACAGCAACTCCGTGATCGAGCCCGTCCGCGACTGA
- a CDS encoding ROK family transcriptional regulator, with translation METPGSQTSLHRANLERVVRAVRMAGSLTQAEIARSTGLSAATVSNIVRELKDGGTVEVTPTSAGGRRARSVSLSGDAGIVIGVDFGHTHLRVAVGNLAHQVLAEESEPMDVDASAAEGFGRAERLVRRLIETTGISPDKVIGVGLGVPGPIDVESGTLGSTSILPGWTGINPSEELAGRLGVPVYVDNDANLGALGELVWGSGRGVKDLAYIKVASGVGAGLVIDGHIYRGPGGTAGEIGHITLDESGPVCRCGNRGCLETFTAARYVLPLLQPSHGPDLTMERVVQLARGGDPGCRRVIGDVGRHIGSGVANLCNLLNPSRVVLGGSLAEAGELVLAPIRDSVSRYAIPSAARQLSVLPGALGGRAEVLGALALVLSEMGDSTLLESTLPSTAPAFT, from the coding sequence ATGGAGACTCCGGGTTCGCAGACATCTCTGCATCGCGCCAACCTTGAGCGGGTGGTGCGCGCGGTACGCATGGCGGGCTCGCTCACCCAGGCGGAGATCGCACGGAGCACCGGCCTGTCAGCGGCCACCGTCTCCAACATCGTTCGCGAACTGAAGGACGGCGGCACGGTCGAGGTGACCCCCACCTCGGCGGGCGGCCGGCGGGCCCGCAGCGTCTCGCTCAGCGGTGACGCGGGCATTGTGATCGGCGTCGACTTCGGGCATACGCATCTGAGGGTGGCGGTCGGTAATCTCGCCCACCAGGTGCTCGCCGAGGAGTCCGAGCCGATGGATGTCGACGCCTCGGCGGCGGAGGGGTTCGGGCGGGCGGAGCGGCTGGTCAGACGACTGATCGAGACGACCGGGATCAGCCCGGACAAGGTGATCGGGGTCGGCCTCGGTGTTCCGGGCCCGATCGACGTCGAGTCCGGCACACTGGGCTCCACGTCGATCCTGCCGGGCTGGACGGGCATCAACCCCAGCGAGGAGCTCGCAGGCCGTCTCGGCGTTCCGGTGTACGTCGACAACGACGCCAACCTCGGGGCGCTCGGCGAGCTGGTCTGGGGGAGCGGCCGCGGGGTCAAGGACCTCGCGTACATCAAGGTCGCCAGCGGTGTCGGTGCCGGTCTGGTGATCGACGGGCACATCTACCGGGGGCCGGGCGGCACGGCCGGCGAGATCGGGCACATCACGCTCGACGAATCGGGCCCGGTCTGCCGCTGCGGCAACCGGGGGTGCCTGGAGACGTTCACAGCCGCGCGATACGTCCTGCCACTGCTCCAGCCCAGTCACGGACCCGATCTCACCATGGAACGGGTGGTCCAGCTGGCCCGCGGGGGCGATCCGGGCTGCCGTCGGGTGATCGGGGACGTCGGGCGGCACATCGGCAGCGGGGTGGCCAACCTCTGCAATCTGCTCAACCCCAGCCGGGTGGTGCTCGGCGGTTCGCTCGCCGAGGCCGGCGAACTGGTGCTCGCACCGATCCGCGACTCGGTCTCCCGCTATGCCATTCCCAGCGCCGCCAGGCAGCTCTCCGTGCTGCCCGGGGCGCTCGGCGGCCGGGCCGAGGTGCTGGGCGCGCTGGCCCTGGTACTGAGCGAGATGGGGGATTCAACCCTTTTGGAAAGCACTTTGCCGTCAACAGCCCCCGCCTTCACTTAG
- a CDS encoding sugar ABC transporter permease, translated as MSDLAKTPGTSTEKPAATAPAAEQSAAPTSAVDPRLLVREEGFKGYWSEFTRKVRGGELGSLPVFVGLIVIAIVFQFQNSNFLSASSVANIAVYSSGLGIMAVGIVFVLLLGEIDLSVGSVAGVGAAVWAVLNVNNGWNEWLAITVAVLSGMALGALHGFFFAKIGVPAFVVTLAGFLGWSGLQDWMMGGEGSINTPSGSTVENLTNYFFEDKAAGYGLALVAVLAYAASLLVDSRRRKAAGLPARPTSEVVLRTAVVAVLCFVVAYVLNEPEGARGLPLALVLFLAVLVVADFVARRTSFGRQVFAVGGNPEAARRAGINVDRVRITVFALSGTLGAFGGLFIASLSGGATKSVGGGNTLMLVIAAAVIGGTSLFGGRGKVWSALLGMIVIQSIQQGLNMIGMANAIQYMITGAVLLAAVVIDSVSRRTQKTAGRA; from the coding sequence GTGAGCGACCTCGCCAAGACCCCCGGGACTTCCACCGAGAAGCCCGCCGCCACGGCACCGGCCGCCGAGCAGTCGGCAGCCCCGACCTCCGCCGTGGACCCGCGGCTCCTCGTACGCGAAGAGGGCTTCAAGGGCTACTGGTCGGAGTTCACCCGCAAGGTACGTGGTGGTGAGCTGGGCTCCCTGCCGGTCTTCGTCGGCCTGATCGTCATCGCGATCGTCTTCCAGTTCCAGAACAGCAACTTCCTCTCCGCCAGTTCCGTCGCCAACATCGCGGTCTACAGCTCCGGCCTCGGCATCATGGCGGTCGGCATCGTGTTCGTCCTGCTGCTCGGCGAGATCGACCTCTCGGTCGGCTCCGTCGCCGGCGTCGGCGCGGCCGTCTGGGCCGTACTCAACGTCAACAACGGCTGGAACGAGTGGCTCGCGATCACCGTCGCCGTGCTCTCCGGAATGGCTCTCGGTGCGCTGCACGGCTTCTTCTTCGCCAAGATCGGTGTACCGGCGTTCGTCGTCACCCTGGCGGGCTTCCTCGGCTGGAGCGGTCTTCAGGACTGGATGATGGGCGGGGAAGGCTCGATCAACACACCGTCCGGCAGCACTGTCGAGAACCTGACCAACTACTTCTTCGAGGACAAGGCCGCCGGCTACGGACTCGCCCTGGTCGCCGTCCTCGCGTACGCCGCCTCGCTCCTGGTGGACAGCAGGCGCCGCAAGGCCGCAGGCCTGCCCGCCCGGCCAACCAGCGAGGTCGTGCTGCGCACCGCCGTCGTCGCGGTCCTGTGCTTCGTCGTCGCGTATGTCCTGAACGAACCCGAGGGCGCCCGTGGCCTGCCGCTCGCCCTGGTGCTCTTCCTCGCCGTCCTGGTCGTCGCGGACTTCGTCGCCCGGCGCACGAGCTTCGGCCGTCAGGTCTTCGCGGTCGGCGGTAACCCGGAGGCCGCGCGCCGTGCCGGTATCAACGTCGACCGGGTCCGGATCACCGTCTTCGCCCTGTCCGGCACGCTGGGTGCCTTCGGCGGCCTCTTCATCGCCAGCCTCTCCGGCGGCGCCACCAAGAGCGTCGGCGGCGGCAACACACTGATGCTGGTCATCGCCGCCGCCGTCATCGGCGGCACCAGCCTCTTCGGAGGCCGGGGCAAGGTCTGGTCCGCGCTGCTCGGCATGATCGTGATCCAGTCGATCCAGCAGGGCCTGAACATGATCGGTATGGCCAACGCCATTCAGTACATGATCACCGGCGCGGTTCTGCTGGCCGCCGTGGTCATCGACTCGGTCTCCCGCCGCACCCAGAAGACCGCAGGTCGCGCGTAA
- the galE gene encoding UDP-glucose 4-epimerase GalE — translation MTWLITGGAGFIGAHVVRAMREAGESVVVYDDLSTGDRSRVPADVPFVQGSTLDAALLRSTLAELPVRGVVHLAAKKQVAESVERPLFYYRENVQGLQTLLEAVADSEVRAFLFSSSAAVYGMPDVPVVTETTPCAPINPYGETKLTGEWMVRAAGKAHGIATASMRYFNVAGAATPALADTGVFNLVPMVFEKLTRGEAPVVFGDDYDTEDGTCVRDFIHVADIASAHLAAARALLDREPGTDLTVNIGRGEGVSVREMIELIGEVTGYGAAATPVSAPRRAGDPARVVAAADRIRGELGWHAQHDARAMVASAWAGWCLRMPQARR, via the coding sequence ATGACTTGGTTGATCACGGGTGGTGCGGGCTTCATCGGGGCGCATGTCGTCCGCGCTATGCGCGAGGCCGGTGAGTCGGTCGTCGTGTACGACGATCTCTCGACGGGCGACCGCTCGCGCGTGCCCGCGGATGTCCCGTTCGTCCAGGGATCGACGCTCGACGCGGCACTGCTGCGGAGCACCCTGGCGGAACTGCCGGTGCGGGGGGTGGTCCACCTCGCCGCGAAGAAGCAGGTGGCGGAGTCCGTCGAGCGCCCGCTGTTCTACTACCGGGAGAACGTGCAGGGCCTGCAGACCCTGCTGGAGGCCGTGGCCGACAGTGAGGTGCGGGCGTTCCTCTTTTCCTCGTCGGCGGCCGTCTACGGAATGCCCGACGTACCGGTGGTGACGGAGACGACTCCGTGCGCCCCGATCAACCCCTACGGCGAGACCAAGCTGACGGGCGAATGGATGGTGCGCGCCGCAGGGAAGGCGCACGGCATCGCCACCGCCTCGATGCGGTACTTCAACGTTGCCGGCGCGGCTACACCGGCCCTCGCCGACACGGGCGTCTTCAACCTGGTGCCCATGGTTTTCGAGAAACTCACGCGGGGCGAGGCGCCGGTGGTGTTCGGTGACGACTACGACACCGAGGACGGCACCTGCGTGCGCGACTTCATCCACGTCGCCGACATCGCCTCGGCGCACCTGGCCGCGGCGCGAGCACTCCTCGACCGTGAGCCGGGCACCGACCTGACCGTCAACATCGGCCGCGGGGAGGGTGTCTCCGTGCGGGAGATGATCGAACTGATCGGGGAAGTGACCGGATACGGTGCCGCCGCCACACCCGTGAGCGCCCCGCGCCGGGCCGGTGACCCTGCCCGCGTCGTGGCCGCCGCCGACCGCATCCGCGGCGAGCTGGGTTGGCACGCGCAGCACGATGCGCGTGCCATGGTCGCTTCGGCATGGGCCGGGTGGTGTCTGCGGATGCCGCAGGCGCGGCGCTGA
- a CDS encoding LCP family protein, producing the protein MSHDAMTQGTHDGRPASGDGGRKQRGAPRKRRRGLKITLSVLLILLLAGGGTVYWLYSSLDGNIKGVDIDKALGDDRPEKLPTSGQNLLVLGSDSRAGAENKELGGGGNVSGARSDTAMVVHIPEGRTKAVAVSIPRDTLVTRPECTKADGSAVPSANRVMFNSVYSQVGPACVVKTVEKMSKVRIDHYLEINFAGFKDLVDAIGGVTVDVPQDIHDKSSGLDLTAGPHKLDGTQSLAYVRTRHGIGDGSDLGRIGLQQQFLLALLSEVKSQDLLSSPTNTYKIANSATKSLTTDDGLASLTSLSKFARSMNGVDPGTMETIMLPVAYDKQDPNRVVAAQPQADDLWTAIRKDGTIPESAKKSPATGG; encoded by the coding sequence ATGAGCCACGACGCCATGACACAGGGCACGCACGACGGTCGCCCGGCCTCCGGTGACGGCGGACGGAAGCAGCGGGGAGCCCCTCGCAAGCGCCGCCGCGGCCTCAAGATCACCCTCAGCGTCCTGCTCATCCTGCTGCTCGCCGGCGGCGGCACCGTCTACTGGCTCTACAGCAGCCTCGACGGGAACATCAAGGGCGTCGACATCGACAAGGCGCTCGGCGACGACCGCCCCGAGAAGCTGCCGACCAGCGGTCAGAACCTGCTGGTGCTCGGCTCCGACTCCCGGGCCGGTGCCGAGAACAAGGAGCTGGGCGGCGGCGGAAACGTCAGCGGCGCCCGGTCCGACACCGCGATGGTGGTGCACATTCCCGAGGGCCGTACCAAGGCCGTCGCCGTGTCCATACCCCGTGACACCCTGGTGACCCGGCCCGAGTGCACGAAGGCCGACGGCTCGGCCGTTCCGTCGGCGAACCGCGTGATGTTCAACTCCGTCTATTCGCAGGTCGGTCCGGCCTGTGTGGTCAAGACCGTCGAGAAGATGTCCAAGGTCCGGATCGACCACTACCTGGAGATCAACTTCGCCGGGTTCAAGGATCTGGTCGACGCGATCGGCGGCGTCACGGTCGATGTTCCGCAGGACATCCACGACAAGTCGTCCGGCCTCGACCTCACCGCGGGGCCGCACAAGCTCGACGGCACCCAGTCGCTCGCGTACGTACGCACCCGGCACGGCATCGGGGACGGCAGTGACCTCGGCCGGATCGGCCTGCAGCAGCAGTTCCTGCTGGCGCTGCTGAGCGAGGTCAAGTCGCAGGATCTGCTGAGCAGCCCGACGAACACGTACAAGATCGCCAACTCGGCGACCAAGTCGCTGACGACCGACGACGGTCTCGCCTCGCTGACGTCGCTCTCGAAGTTCGCCCGGTCGATGAACGGCGTGGACCCGGGCACCATGGAAACGATCATGCTGCCGGTGGCGTACGACAAGCAGGACCCCAACCGCGTGGTGGCGGCCCAGCCGCAGGCCGACGACCTCTGGACGGCCATCCGCAAGGACGGCACGATCCCGGAGTCCGCGAAGAAGTCCCCCGCCACCGGCGGCTGA
- a CDS encoding amino acid permease: MTAQQDTPPSSGGLFRTKTVEQSIRDTEEPEHALKKSLSALDLTVFGVGVIIGTGIFVLTGKVAKETAGPATALAFVAAAIVCALAALCYAEFASTVPVAGSAYTFSYASLGELIAWIIGWDLVLEFALGTAVVAVGWSGYVRSLMGNFGWSMPEVLSGPDVAKGFGFDILAFALVLVLTVVLVLGMKLSARVTTIVVAIKIAVVLVVIIAGLFFVKAANYSPFIPEAQPQPSGSGLTAPLIQLIFGYAPTNFGVLGIFTAASVVFFAFIGFDVVATAAEETKVPQRDMPRGILASLFICTVLYVAVSLVVTGMQHYSELSVEAPLADAFKAVGHPVYAGFISFGAAIGLTTVCLILLLGQTRVFFAMSRDGLLPRFFSVTHPRFRTPYRPTILLGVIIAIVAGFTSINELATLVNIGTLFAFVVVALGVMVLRRTRPDLHRAFRTPWVPLIPILSVAASVWLMLNLPAETWLRFAIWMAIGVVIYFAYGRGHSRINEPVGRP, encoded by the coding sequence GTGACTGCCCAGCAGGACACACCACCCAGCAGTGGCGGACTGTTCCGAACCAAGACGGTCGAACAGTCCATCCGCGATACCGAGGAGCCGGAGCACGCGCTCAAGAAGTCCCTCTCCGCGCTGGACCTCACAGTCTTCGGAGTGGGCGTCATCATCGGCACCGGCATCTTCGTGCTCACGGGCAAGGTGGCCAAGGAGACCGCGGGCCCCGCCACCGCCCTCGCCTTCGTGGCCGCGGCCATCGTCTGCGCCCTGGCCGCGCTCTGCTACGCCGAGTTCGCCTCCACCGTCCCGGTCGCCGGCTCCGCGTACACCTTCTCGTACGCTTCTCTCGGCGAACTGATCGCCTGGATCATCGGCTGGGACCTGGTGCTGGAGTTCGCACTCGGCACGGCGGTGGTGGCGGTCGGCTGGTCCGGTTATGTCCGCTCGCTGATGGGCAACTTCGGCTGGAGCATGCCCGAAGTGCTCTCCGGACCCGATGTGGCGAAAGGATTCGGCTTCGACATCCTGGCCTTCGCCCTGGTACTCGTCCTGACCGTCGTGCTGGTGCTCGGTATGAAGCTCTCCGCCCGGGTCACCACCATTGTGGTCGCCATCAAGATCGCCGTGGTCCTGGTCGTGATCATCGCGGGACTGTTCTTCGTCAAGGCCGCCAACTACTCGCCGTTCATCCCCGAGGCACAGCCACAGCCCTCCGGTTCCGGGCTGACCGCGCCGCTGATCCAGCTGATCTTCGGCTATGCGCCCACGAACTTCGGCGTCCTTGGCATCTTCACCGCCGCCTCCGTCGTCTTCTTCGCCTTCATCGGCTTCGACGTGGTGGCCACCGCCGCCGAGGAGACGAAGGTTCCGCAACGTGACATGCCACGTGGCATCCTCGCTTCGCTCTTCATCTGCACTGTGCTCTATGTCGCCGTGTCACTGGTGGTCACGGGCATGCAGCACTACAGCGAGCTGTCGGTCGAGGCCCCGCTTGCCGATGCCTTCAAGGCCGTCGGCCATCCCGTCTACGCGGGATTCATCAGCTTCGGCGCAGCGATCGGCCTCACCACGGTCTGTCTGATCCTGCTGCTCGGACAGACCCGGGTGTTCTTCGCGATGAGCCGCGACGGTCTGCTCCCGAGGTTCTTCTCCGTGACGCACCCCCGCTTCCGCACCCCGTACCGCCCGACCATCCTGCTCGGCGTGATCATCGCGATCGTCGCGGGCTTCACGAGCATCAACGAACTGGCGACGCTGGTGAACATCGGCACGCTCTTCGCGTTCGTCGTCGTGGCCCTGGGCGTCATGGTGCTGCGCCGCACCCGCCCAGATCTGCACCGCGCGTTCCGCACCCCGTGGGTGCCGCTGATCCCGATCCTCTCGGTGGCCGCCTCGGTCTGGCTGATGCTCAATCTGCCGGCCGAGACCTGGCTGCGGTTCGCCATCTGGATGGCCATCGGCGTGGTCATCTACTTCGCGTACGGGCGCGGGCACAGCCGGATCAACGAGCCCGTCGGCCGGCCGTAG
- a CDS encoding ATP-binding cassette domain-containing protein yields the protein MIHVSATPVLALRGISKRFGAVQALTDVDLEIHPGEVVALVGDNGAGKSTLVKTISGVHPIDEGAIEWEGETVRINRPNDAQELGVATVYQDLALCDNLDVVANLFLGSELRKVSVLDEIAMEKRAKELLDTLSIRIPSVRIPVASLSGGQRQVVAIARALIGDPKVVILDEPTAALGVEQTAQVLDLVERLRERGHGVILISHNMADVRAVADKVAVLRLGRNNGVFDVASTSHEEIIAAITGATDNAVTRRQVRTATKEDAK from the coding sequence ATGATTCACGTGTCCGCTACGCCCGTGCTGGCGTTGCGCGGAATCTCCAAGCGGTTCGGCGCCGTCCAGGCGCTCACCGACGTGGACCTGGAGATTCACCCCGGCGAAGTGGTTGCCCTGGTCGGCGACAACGGCGCCGGCAAGTCGACCCTCGTCAAGACCATTTCGGGTGTCCACCCGATCGACGAAGGCGCCATCGAGTGGGAGGGCGAGACGGTCCGGATCAACCGGCCGAACGACGCCCAGGAGCTCGGAGTCGCCACCGTCTACCAGGACTTGGCCCTCTGCGACAACCTCGATGTCGTCGCCAACCTCTTCCTCGGCAGCGAACTGCGCAAGGTCTCCGTCCTCGACGAGATCGCGATGGAGAAGCGCGCCAAGGAACTGCTGGACACGCTGTCCATCCGGATCCCCAGTGTCCGTATCCCGGTCGCCTCGCTCTCCGGTGGTCAGCGCCAGGTCGTGGCCATCGCCCGCGCCCTGATCGGCGACCCCAAGGTCGTCATCCTGGACGAGCCGACCGCGGCCCTCGGCGTCGAACAGACCGCCCAGGTCCTCGACCTGGTCGAGCGGCTGCGCGAGCGTGGCCACGGCGTCATCCTCATCAGCCACAACATGGCCGACGTGCGCGCCGTCGCGGACAAGGTCGCGGTGCTCCGCCTGGGCCGCAACAACGGTGTCTTCGACGTCGCGAGCACCTCCCACGAAGAGATCATCGCCGCGATCACCGGCGCCACGGACAATGCCGTCACGCGCCGCCAGGTACGCACAGCCACGAAGGAGGACGCGAAGTGA